A section of the Triticum dicoccoides isolate Atlit2015 ecotype Zavitan chromosome 7A, WEW_v2.0, whole genome shotgun sequence genome encodes:
- the LOC119330920 gene encoding uncharacterized protein LOC119330920, which produces MTHTAMKKRRRHGQPHHLHLLVSLLLLPLLLDCTCAALPSSPKMARIQQHLDRANKPALRTIQSMDGDTIDCVPRHKQHAMDHPLLRNHRIQSAPPRPMPASATATATFRASAAASGNATSRARAAWQTWHHAGHCPKGTVPVRRTTAEDVLRGGQSLFRFGRKRHRRDRAPRAANAPDVVTGNGHEHAIAYTAVGQQEVYGAKATINVWDPAIQEPNGFSLSQLWLLSGSFNGSDLNSIEAGWQVSPELYGDSRPRLFTYWTSDAYEATGCYNALCPGFVQTSSRVAIGAAISPVSSLAGEQYDMTLLIWKDPKLGNWWLSYGDAGASQLVGYWPAELFTHLSGHASMVEWGGEVVNTSPGGAHTATQMGSGRFAAEGFGRASYFRNLETVDAGNSLAPVSLDAVQTLAEDGGCYDIKKAYDERDGWGTHFYYGGPGHNPACP; this is translated from the exons ATGACGCACACGGCCATGAAGAAGAGGAGGCGGCATGGCCAGCCTCATCATCTTCACCTCcttgtctccctcctcctcctccccctcctcctcgacTGCACCTGTGCGGCTCTACCGTCGTCGCCCAAGATGGCACGGATCCAGCAGCATCTGGACCGCGCCAACAAGCCGGCACTCCGCACCATACAG AGCATGGACGGCGACACCATCGACTGCGTGCCCCGGCACAAGCAGCACGCGATGGACCACCCGCTCCTCAGGAACCACAGGATCCAGAGCGCGCCGCCGCGCCCCATgcccgcctccgccaccgccaccgccaccttcCGTGCTAGCGCGGCGGCGTCGGGCAACGCCACCAGCAGGGCCAGGGCGGCGTGGCAGACGTGGCACCACGCGGGCCACTGCCCGAAAGGCACGGTGCCCGTGCGGCGGACCACCGCGGAGGACGTGCTGCGCGGCGGGCAGTCGCTCTTCCGCTTCGGCCGCAAGCGGCACCGCCGCGACCGCGCGCCCCGCGCCGCCAACGCCCCCGACGTCGTCACCGGCAACGGCCACGAG CACGCGATCGCGTACACGGCGGTGGGGCAGCAGGAGGTCTACGGCGCCAAGGCGACCATCAACGTCTGGGATCCGGCCATCCAGGAGCCCAACGGCTTCAGCCTCTCGCAGCTCTGGCTGCTCTCCGGCTCCTTCAACGGCTCCGACCTCAACAGCATCGAGGCCGGCTGGCAG GTCAGCCCTGAGCTGTACGGTGACAGCAGGCCAAGGCTCTTCACGTACTGGACG AGCGACGCGTACGAGGCGACGGGCTGCTACAACGCGCTGTGCCCGGGCTTCGTGCAGACCAGCTCCCGCGTGGCCATCGGCGCCGCCATCTCcccggtctcctccctcgccggcgAGCAGTACGACATGACGCTCCTCATCTGGAAGGACCCCAAGCTCGGCAACTGGTGGCTCAGCTACGGCGACGCCGGCGCCTCGCAGCTCGTCGGCTACTGGCCCGCCGAGCTCTTCACGCACCTCTCCGGCCACGCCAGCATGGTCGAGTGGGGCGGCGAGGTGGTCAACACCAGCCCGGGGGGCGCGCACACCGCCACGCAGATGGGctccggcaggttcgccgccgaggGGTTCGGCCGCGCCAGCTACTTCCGCAACCTCGAGACGGTCGACGCCGGGAACAGCCTCGCCCCCGTGTCGCTCGACGCCGTCCAGACGCTGGCCGAGGACGGCGGCTGCtacgacataaaaaaggcctacgaCGAGCGGGACGGATGGGGCACGCACTTCTACTACGGTGGCCCGGGACACAACCCGGCCTGCCCCTAG